In the genome of Pseudomonadota bacterium, the window TCATATACAAAACTCAAACCTTTTTTTACGACTGTATAACCTGATTTACATTATATGGAGGGGCGTCACTGATGCGTTATTTAAAAATCGCCATTATTTTGGTTTTTCTGTTTCTGATTCTGGTGTTTATTTTTCAGAATAGCTCCACCTTATCGATGGTGGTTGAGCTCAAGTATGGCTTCGGAGAATACGTCCTGCATAAATCCCCTCCTCTTTATTTGATCATTTTTTGCGCTCTTTTCCTGGGTGCGCTCACGGTCGCCATGTTCGACATTATTATAATTTTAAAAAATCGACGCCAATTGAAAAAACAACATAAAAGTATAGCTGAGCTTGAAAATGAACTAGCTCATTTCAGAAATCAACCCTTAACAGAAAGCGGAATTTCC includes:
- a CDS encoding LapA family protein, with the protein product MRYLKIAIILVFLFLILVFIFQNSSTLSMVVELKYGFGEYVLHKSPPLYLIIFCALFLGALTVAMFDIIIILKNRRQLKKQHKSIAELENELAHFRNQPLTESGISISSPEINNHACQSE